In Paramormyrops kingsleyae isolate MSU_618 chromosome 5, PKINGS_0.4, whole genome shotgun sequence, one DNA window encodes the following:
- the LOC111848039 gene encoding monocarboxylate transporter 7 gives MIGWVSKVQGFMGPNVYPEVPDGGWGWVVAVSFFLVEAYTYGIIKSFGIFLQDLMTYFGETNSRVSWIVSICVFVMTFTAPLSSVLCNRFGYQPVVMLGGFLVCLGTITTAFTNSINEMYVTIGIVSGLGYCLTFLPTVTILSHYFSRRRSLVTALASTGEALSVFAFAPAFTALKEHIGWQNCLIVIGVLQVTIIICGALLRPIVIIPTPVPSVQPPLPATPDNKRTCSAVTCEEAPPTSSTLGSPSMEHNPGQLTATERKALVQQEEALPLQTQSTSGPEEKLASPSSHTKLLDFSVLRDCSFICYSLFGLFATLGFFAPQLYVIELSVSRGIERDKAAFMLSTIAISEIFGRMSIGWILNKKPISKIYIMLLCVLLLCVVLVVFTFVTHIWGLTACCVLYGFLFGTVASTHVPMLAEDDVVGLERMSSAAGVYVFIQSFAGLAGPPLGGFLVDITQDYGSAFYSCAIGMGLGALFLGLVRPAKKGQWCRKARSLEDGPAERYPESTF, from the exons ATGATTGGATGGGTGTCCAAAGTGCAGGGCTTCATGGGTCCCAACGTGTACCCCGAGGTTCCTGACGGAGGATGGGGCTGGGTGGTGGCGGTATCCTTCTTCCTCGTGGAGGCGTACACCTATGGAATCATCAAGAGCTTCGGTATCTTCCTCCAGGACCTCATGACCTACTTTGGGGAGACCAACAGCCGCGTGTCCTGGATTGTCTCCATCTGTGTCTTTGTTATGACCTTCACAG CCCCCCTGTCATCTGTGCTGTGTAACCGCTTTGGTTATCAGCCTGTTGTCATGCTGGGGGGTTTCCTGGTCTGTCTGGGCACTATCACCACTGCCTTCACCAACTCCATCAATGAGATGTACGTCACCATCGGAATCGTCTCAG GTCTGGGTTACTGCCTCACCTTCCTCCCAACCGTCACCATCCTCTCGCACTACTTCAGCCGGCGTCGCTCGCTGGTTACGGCACTTGCCTCCACGGGAGAGGCCCTCTCCGTGTTTGCCTTCGCCCCAG CCTTCACTGCACTGAAGGAGCACATTGGATGGCAAAACTGCCTGATTGTAATTGGGGTCCTTCAAGTTACTATCATCATCTGTGGAGCCCTGCTTCGGCCCATCGTCATCATACCCACGCCCGTGCCCTCTGTCCAGCCTCCACTGCCAGCCACGCCGGATAATAAACGGACTTGCAGCGCTGTTACCTGCGAGGAGGCCCCGCCCACGTCATCCACACTGGGCAGTCCGAGCATGGAGCACAATCCAGGCCAGCTGACAGCCACTGAGCGGAAGGCTCtggtgcagcaggaggaggcgcTGCCCCTTCAGACCCAATCGACGTCGGGGCCAGAAGAGAAGCTGGCGTCCCCCTCGTCCCACACTAAGCTCCTGGACTTCTCAGTGCTGAGGGACTGCAGCTTCATATGTTACTCGCTGTTTGGCCTTTTCGCCACACTGGGCTTCTTTGCCCCGCAGCTTTACGTGATCGAGCTGAGCGTGAGCCGGGGCATCGAGAGGGACAAGGCCGCCTTCATGCTGTCCACCATAGCCATCTCGGAAATCTTCGGCCGGATGTCTATTGGCTGGATCCTCAACAAGAAACCCATTAGCAAAATCTACATCATGCTGCTCTGCGTGCTGCTGCTCTGTGTGGTGCTGGTAGTCTTCACCTTCGTCACCCACATCTGGGGCCTGACCGCCTGCTGCGTGCTTTATGGGTTCCTGTTTGGCACCGTGGCCTCCACGCACGTCCCCATGCTGGCTGAGGATGACGTCGTAGGTTTAGAGAGGATgtccagtgctgcaggagtCTATGTCTTCATCCAGTCCTTTGCAGGGCTTGCCGGACCCCCCTTGGGAG GTTTCTTAGTTGACATCACCCAGGATTACGGATCTGCATTTTACTCTTGTGCTATCGGCATGGGGTTGGGGGCCTTGTTTCTTGGGTTGGTGCGTCCAGCCAAGAAAGGTCAATGGTGCAGAAAGGCAAGAAGCCTGGAGGACGGTCCAGCAGAGAGATACCCTGAAAGCACTTTTTAG